A genomic segment from Streptomyces antibioticus encodes:
- a CDS encoding FAD binding domain-containing protein: protein MDFLRPASWEEALAAKAEHPTAVPIAGGTDVMVEINFDHRRPEYLLDLNRIGDLQEWEVGEDSVRLGASVPYTHIMENLRSELPGLALASHTVASPQIRNRGGVGGNLGTASPAGDAHPALLAAGAQVEAASVRGTRLIPIDDFYTGVKRNALAPDELIRAVHVRKADGPQQYSKVGTRNAMVIAVCAFGLALHPDTRTVRTGIGSAAPTPIRAKTAEEFLNAALEEGGFWDNGKIVTPSVAKQFADLCAAACNPIDDVRGTASYRRHAVGVMARRTLTWTWESYRGARRQTEGAA, encoded by the coding sequence ATGGACTTCCTTCGTCCCGCAAGCTGGGAGGAGGCGCTCGCCGCGAAGGCCGAGCACCCCACCGCCGTGCCGATCGCCGGCGGCACCGATGTGATGGTCGAGATCAACTTCGACCACCGGCGGCCCGAGTACCTCCTCGACCTCAACCGCATCGGTGACCTCCAGGAGTGGGAGGTCGGCGAGGACAGCGTGCGGCTCGGCGCCTCCGTGCCCTACACGCACATCATGGAGAACCTGCGCTCCGAACTCCCCGGCCTCGCCCTCGCCTCGCACACGGTCGCCTCCCCGCAGATCCGCAACCGCGGCGGCGTCGGCGGCAACCTCGGCACCGCCTCCCCGGCCGGCGACGCCCACCCCGCCCTTCTCGCGGCCGGCGCCCAGGTCGAGGCCGCGTCCGTGCGGGGCACCCGGCTCATCCCGATCGACGACTTCTACACGGGTGTGAAGCGCAACGCGCTCGCCCCCGACGAACTGATCCGCGCCGTCCACGTCCGGAAGGCCGACGGCCCCCAGCAGTACTCCAAGGTCGGCACCCGCAACGCCATGGTCATCGCCGTCTGCGCCTTCGGCCTCGCCCTGCACCCGGACACCCGGACGGTCCGCACCGGCATCGGATCCGCCGCCCCGACCCCGATCCGGGCGAAGACGGCCGAGGAGTTCCTGAACGCGGCGCTGGAGGAGGGCGGCTTCTGGGACAACGGAAAGATCGTCACACCGTCGGTCGCCAAGCAGTTCGCCGACCTGTGCGCCGCCGCCTGCAACCCGATCGACGACGTCCGCGGCACCGCGAGCTACCGCCGCCACGCGGTCGGCGTCATGGCCCGCCGCACACTGACCTGGACCTGGGAGTCCTACCGCGGCGCCCGCCGCCAGACCGAGGGAGCCGCCTGA
- a CDS encoding (2Fe-2S)-binding protein — MRVNITVNGREREADDVWEGESLLYVLRERLGLPGSKNACEQGECGSCTVRLDGVLVCSCLVAAGQAEGREVITVEGLADHARQRACGTHTHSPETPAQATPTEATDAELSPVQQAFIDAGAVQCGFCTPGLLVAADEMLERNPDPSDADIREALSGNLCRCTGYEKIMDAVRLAAARQAEAV, encoded by the coding sequence ATGCGCGTCAACATCACCGTCAACGGACGTGAGCGGGAGGCCGACGACGTGTGGGAGGGCGAGAGCCTCCTGTACGTGCTGCGCGAGCGCCTCGGCCTGCCCGGCTCCAAGAACGCCTGCGAGCAGGGCGAGTGCGGCTCCTGCACGGTCCGTCTGGACGGCGTGCTCGTGTGCTCCTGCCTGGTCGCGGCCGGCCAGGCCGAGGGCCGCGAGGTGATCACCGTGGAGGGCCTCGCCGACCACGCCCGGCAGCGAGCCTGCGGCACGCACACCCACAGCCCGGAGACACCCGCGCAGGCCACGCCCACCGAGGCCACGGACGCCGAACTCTCCCCGGTCCAGCAGGCGTTCATCGACGCCGGCGCCGTCCAGTGCGGCTTCTGCACCCCCGGGCTGCTGGTCGCCGCCGACGAGATGCTGGAGCGCAACCCCGACCCCAGCGACGCGGACATCCGCGAGGCGCTCTCGGGCAACCTGTGCCGCTGCACCGGCTACGAGAAGATCATGGACGCGGTCCGCCTCGCGGCCGCCCGGCAGGCAGAGGCGGTCTGA
- a CDS encoding xanthine dehydrogenase family protein molybdopterin-binding subunit encodes MTDGAPTGTPTKITQGSPTKGGIGESTLRPDGTLKVTGEFAYSSDLWHEDMLWGQILRSTVAHAEIVSLDTSEALATPGVYAVMTYDDLPAEVKHYGLEIQDTPVLAHGKVRHHGEPVAIVAADHPETARRAAAKIKVEYRELPVITDEASATAPDAILVHENRDDHHIGHVPHPNIVHRQPIVRGDAAAAARRADVIVRGEYTFGMQDQAFLGPESGLAVPEEDGGVHLYIATQWLHSDLRQIAPVLGLPESKVRMTLAGVGGAFGGREDLSMQIHACLLALRTGKPVKIVYNRFESFFGHVHRHPAKLTYEHGATRDGKLTHVTCRIVLDGGAYASASPAVVGNAASLGIGPYVVDDVDIEAIALYTNNPPCGAMRGFGAVQACFAYEAQMDKLAKELGLDPVEFRQLNAMEQGSLLPTGQRVDSPAPVAELLRRVKAMPMPPERQWLSAGEEADVRQLPGGLSNTTHGEGVVRGVGYAVGIKNVGFSEGFDDYSTARVRMEVVAGEPVATVHTAMAEVGQGGVTVHAQIARTELGVAQVTIHPADTRVGSAGSTSASRQTYVTGGAVRNACELVREQVLEIGRRKFGTYHPAWATAELLLEGGKVVTDGGEVLADLADVLGEEAVEVEEEWRHRPTEPFDLRTGQGNGHVQYSFAAHRAVVEVDTELGLVKVIELACAQDVGKALNPLSVIGQIQGGTTQGLGVAVMEEIIVDPKTAKVRNPSFTDYLIPTILDTPTIPVDVLELADDHAPYGLRGVGEAPTLSSTPAVLAAVRAATGLELNRTPVRPEHLTGTA; translated from the coding sequence ATGACCGACGGCGCTCCCACCGGCACCCCCACCAAGATCACCCAGGGCTCACCCACCAAGGGCGGCATCGGCGAGTCGACGCTGCGCCCCGACGGCACCCTCAAGGTCACCGGCGAGTTCGCGTACTCCTCCGACCTGTGGCACGAGGACATGCTCTGGGGCCAGATCCTGCGCTCCACCGTCGCCCACGCCGAGATCGTCTCCCTCGACACCTCCGAGGCCCTCGCCACCCCCGGGGTGTACGCCGTCATGACGTACGACGACCTGCCGGCCGAGGTGAAGCACTACGGCCTGGAGATCCAGGACACCCCCGTCCTCGCCCACGGCAAGGTCCGCCACCACGGCGAGCCGGTCGCCATCGTCGCCGCCGACCACCCCGAGACCGCCCGCCGCGCCGCCGCCAAGATCAAGGTCGAGTACCGCGAGCTGCCCGTCATCACCGACGAGGCGTCCGCGACCGCCCCGGACGCGATCCTGGTCCACGAGAACCGCGACGACCACCACATCGGCCATGTCCCGCACCCGAACATCGTCCACCGCCAGCCGATCGTGCGCGGCGACGCGGCCGCCGCCGCCCGCCGGGCCGACGTGATCGTCCGCGGCGAGTACACCTTCGGCATGCAGGACCAGGCGTTCCTCGGCCCCGAGTCCGGCCTCGCCGTGCCCGAGGAGGACGGCGGCGTCCATCTCTACATCGCCACCCAGTGGCTCCACTCCGACCTGCGCCAGATCGCGCCCGTCCTCGGCCTGCCCGAGAGCAAGGTACGGATGACGCTGGCCGGGGTCGGCGGCGCGTTCGGCGGCCGCGAGGACCTGTCGATGCAGATCCACGCCTGTCTGCTCGCCCTGCGCACCGGCAAACCCGTCAAGATCGTCTACAACCGGTTCGAGTCCTTCTTCGGACACGTCCACCGCCACCCCGCCAAACTGACCTACGAGCACGGCGCCACCCGCGACGGAAAACTCACCCACGTCACGTGCCGGATCGTCCTGGACGGCGGCGCGTACGCCTCCGCCTCCCCGGCCGTCGTCGGCAACGCCGCCTCGCTCGGCATCGGACCGTACGTCGTCGACGACGTCGACATCGAGGCCATCGCCCTCTACACCAACAACCCGCCCTGCGGGGCGATGCGCGGCTTCGGCGCCGTCCAGGCGTGCTTCGCCTACGAGGCGCAGATGGACAAGCTCGCCAAGGAACTCGGCCTGGACCCGGTGGAGTTCCGGCAGCTCAACGCCATGGAGCAGGGCAGCCTGCTGCCGACCGGCCAGCGGGTGGACTCACCCGCCCCGGTCGCCGAACTCCTGCGCCGCGTCAAGGCGATGCCGATGCCGCCGGAGCGCCAGTGGCTGTCGGCCGGCGAGGAGGCCGACGTACGGCAGTTGCCCGGCGGTCTGTCCAACACCACCCACGGCGAAGGCGTCGTGCGCGGCGTCGGCTACGCGGTCGGCATCAAGAACGTCGGCTTCTCCGAGGGCTTCGACGACTACTCGACGGCCCGGGTCCGGATGGAGGTCGTCGCCGGGGAGCCCGTGGCCACCGTGCACACGGCGATGGCGGAGGTCGGCCAGGGCGGGGTCACCGTCCACGCGCAGATCGCCCGCACCGAACTGGGCGTCGCCCAGGTCACCATCCACCCGGCCGACACCCGGGTCGGCTCCGCCGGCTCCACCTCGGCCTCCCGGCAGACCTACGTCACCGGCGGCGCCGTCCGCAACGCCTGCGAACTGGTCCGCGAGCAGGTCCTGGAGATCGGCCGCCGCAAGTTCGGCACCTACCATCCGGCCTGGGCCACCGCCGAACTGCTCCTGGAGGGCGGCAAGGTGGTCACCGACGGCGGTGAGGTCCTCGCCGACCTCGCGGACGTCCTCGGCGAGGAGGCCGTGGAGGTCGAGGAGGAGTGGCGGCACCGGCCGACCGAACCCTTCGACCTGCGCACCGGCCAGGGCAACGGCCATGTGCAGTACAGCTTCGCCGCGCACCGCGCCGTCGTGGAGGTGGACACCGAACTCGGCCTGGTCAAGGTGATCGAGCTGGCCTGCGCCCAGGACGTCGGCAAGGCGCTCAACCCGCTGTCCGTCATCGGCCAGATCCAGGGCGGCACGACCCAGGGTCTCGGGGTGGCCGTCATGGAGGAGATCATCGTCGACCCCAAGACGGCGAAGGTGCGCAACCCCTCCTTCACCGACTACCTCATCCCCACCATCCTCGACACGCCGACCATCCCCGTCGACGTGCTCGAACTCGCCGACGACCACGCCCCGTACGGGCTGCGCGGCGTCGGCGAGGCACCCACCCTGTCGTCCACCCCGGCGGTCCTGGCGGCCGTTCGCGCGGCGACCGGGCTGGAGCTGAACCGCACGCCGGTCCGGCCGGAACACCTCACCGGCACGGCGTAG
- a CDS encoding NCS2 family permease: protein MTQQSLEPTTTADDGGESPGAPAGRSWLDRYFRISRRGSTVAREVRGGVTTFMAMAYILLLNPVILSGKDVGGDTLGRQALITATAFAAALSTLLMGFVGKVPLALAAGLSVSGVLASQVAPEMTWPQAMGMCVMYGVVIMLLVVTGLREMIMNAIPLALKHGITMGIGLFIALIGFYKSGFVHQGEATPVTLGPKGELTGWPVLLFAATLLLIFMLQARNVPGAILIGIVGGTAVAAVLNATGAVDPDQWAAGAPELHGGALSMPDFSLFGHVEFGGWGEVGAMTVGLIVFTLVLAGFFDAMATIIGVGTEAQLADDKGRMPGLSKALFIDGAGGAIGGVAGGSGQTVFIESATGVGEGARTGLSSVVTGALFAACLFFTPLTAIVPQEVASAALVVIGAMMLMNARHVDWADRATAVPVFLTVVLMPFTYTITTGVAAGVVSHVAIRTAQGKAREIGPFMWVLTVVFLIYFALSPIEGWLGVH, encoded by the coding sequence ATGACCCAGCAGTCACTGGAACCGACCACCACCGCCGACGACGGGGGCGAGAGCCCCGGCGCCCCGGCCGGACGGTCCTGGCTCGACCGGTACTTCCGCATCTCCCGGCGCGGATCCACGGTCGCCCGCGAGGTGCGCGGCGGTGTCACCACCTTCATGGCGATGGCGTACATCCTGCTGCTCAACCCCGTGATCCTGTCCGGCAAGGACGTCGGCGGCGACACGCTCGGCCGGCAGGCGCTGATCACCGCGACCGCGTTCGCCGCCGCCCTCAGCACCCTGCTGATGGGCTTCGTCGGCAAGGTCCCGCTCGCCCTGGCCGCCGGACTGTCCGTCTCCGGCGTCCTCGCCTCCCAGGTCGCCCCGGAGATGACCTGGCCGCAGGCGATGGGCATGTGCGTGATGTACGGCGTCGTCATCATGCTCCTGGTCGTCACCGGCCTCCGCGAGATGATCATGAACGCGATCCCGCTCGCCCTCAAACACGGCATCACCATGGGCATCGGCCTGTTCATCGCCCTCATCGGCTTCTACAAGTCCGGCTTCGTGCACCAGGGCGAGGCGACCCCGGTCACCCTCGGCCCGAAAGGCGAACTGACGGGCTGGCCCGTGCTGTTGTTCGCCGCCACCCTGCTGCTGATCTTCATGCTCCAGGCCCGGAACGTCCCCGGCGCCATCCTCATCGGCATCGTCGGCGGCACGGCCGTCGCCGCCGTCCTCAATGCCACCGGTGCCGTCGACCCGGACCAGTGGGCGGCCGGCGCCCCCGAACTGCACGGCGGCGCCCTGTCGATGCCCGACTTCTCGCTCTTCGGGCACGTCGAGTTCGGCGGCTGGGGCGAGGTCGGCGCGATGACCGTCGGCCTGATCGTCTTCACGCTCGTCCTGGCCGGGTTCTTCGACGCGATGGCCACCATCATCGGCGTCGGCACGGAAGCTCAACTCGCCGACGACAAGGGCCGGATGCCCGGACTGTCCAAGGCCCTGTTCATCGACGGCGCGGGCGGCGCCATCGGCGGTGTGGCGGGCGGCTCCGGGCAGACCGTCTTCATCGAGTCCGCCACCGGGGTCGGCGAGGGCGCCCGCACCGGCCTGTCCTCCGTCGTCACCGGCGCCCTCTTCGCCGCCTGTCTGTTCTTCACCCCGCTCACCGCGATCGTCCCGCAGGAGGTCGCCTCCGCCGCCCTGGTCGTCATCGGCGCGATGATGCTGATGAACGCCCGGCACGTCGACTGGGCCGACCGCGCCACCGCCGTCCCGGTCTTCCTCACCGTCGTCCTGATGCCCTTCACCTACACCATCACCACGGGCGTGGCCGCCGGAGTCGTCTCCCACGTCGCCATCAGGACCGCCCAGGGCAAGGCACGGGAGATCGGGCCCTTCATGTGGGTCCTCACCGTGGTCTTCCTGATCTATTTCGCCCTCTCGCCCATCGAGGGCTGGCTGGGCGTGCACTAG
- a CDS encoding XdhC family protein → MLDIAEELNRWAAQGRDFAVATVVAVGGSAPRRPGAALAVDADGTAIGSVSGGCVEGAVYDLCRQALEDGEPVLERFGYSDDDAFAVGLTCGGVIDILVTPVRADDPVRPVVTAALAAAASGTAAALARVVSGPADLVGRALLIHPDGRYDGGLGAHPELDRTIAAEAGAFLDAGRTGTLEIGAQGSRCGAPLTVLVESAVPPPRMIVFGAIDFASALVRVGKFLGHHVTVCDARPVFATRARFPEADEIVVDWPHRYLERTRVDSRTVLCVLTHDAKFDVPLLRLALRLPVAYVGAMGSRRTHLERNERLREVGVTELELARLRSPIGLDLGARTPEETALSIAAEIVANRRGGTGVPLTGAHTPIHHDATSAPTGRIGSVA, encoded by the coding sequence ATGCTCGACATCGCCGAGGAGCTGAACCGATGGGCCGCGCAGGGCCGTGACTTCGCCGTCGCCACCGTGGTCGCCGTCGGCGGCAGCGCGCCCCGCCGGCCCGGCGCCGCCCTCGCGGTCGACGCCGACGGCACGGCGATCGGCTCGGTCTCCGGCGGCTGTGTGGAGGGCGCGGTGTACGACCTGTGCCGGCAGGCCCTGGAGGACGGCGAACCCGTCCTCGAACGCTTCGGCTACAGCGACGACGACGCCTTCGCCGTAGGTCTGACCTGCGGCGGGGTCATCGACATCCTCGTCACCCCGGTGCGGGCCGACGACCCGGTCCGCCCGGTCGTCACGGCCGCCCTCGCCGCCGCCGCGAGCGGTACGGCGGCCGCCCTGGCCCGGGTGGTGTCCGGCCCCGCGGACCTGGTCGGCCGCGCCCTGCTGATCCACCCCGACGGCCGGTACGACGGCGGACTCGGCGCCCACCCCGAACTCGACCGCACCATCGCCGCCGAGGCCGGCGCCTTCCTCGACGCGGGCCGCACCGGCACGCTGGAGATCGGCGCCCAGGGTTCCCGCTGCGGCGCCCCGCTCACCGTCCTCGTGGAGTCCGCCGTGCCCCCGCCCCGCATGATCGTGTTCGGCGCGATCGACTTCGCGTCCGCGCTGGTCCGCGTCGGCAAGTTCCTCGGCCACCACGTCACGGTGTGCGACGCCCGGCCCGTCTTCGCGACCAGGGCCCGCTTCCCGGAGGCGGACGAGATCGTCGTGGACTGGCCGCACCGCTACCTGGAGCGCACGCGGGTGGACTCCCGCACCGTGCTGTGCGTCCTCACCCACGACGCCAAGTTCGACGTCCCGCTGCTCCGCCTCGCGCTGCGGCTGCCGGTCGCCTACGTCGGCGCGATGGGGTCACGCCGCACCCATCTGGAGCGCAACGAACGGCTCCGCGAGGTCGGCGTCACCGAACTCGAACTGGCCCGCCTGCGCTCACCCATCGGCCTGGACCTCGGCGCCCGCACACCCGAGGAGACGGCCCTGTCGATCGCCGCGGAGATCGTCGCGAACCGCCGCGGCGGCACCGGCGTCCCCCTCACCGGCGCCCACACCCCGATCCACCACGACGCGACATCGGCCCCGACGGGGCGGATCGGGTCGGTGGCGTGA
- a CDS encoding lanthionine synthetase LanC family protein gives MTDTGEVEALAADGLRWLLGAARDTGRGGLGWPVGPSDDEVDPMLYNGTAGVVPVLLEAWRHFGDDRYADVAVRAARSLADAVDGHDDDSLYFGRTGIALVLRAVHRALDCPEADAAAGRALAGVRSRFDGTRWGELFELMGGNAGIGLGAWAAGDPELALLALEPYARTAEPTAAGVTWEFRAGVPERLHHVSHGTLGIAYALASVGAAAGRADLVDLARAGVADAVSRDEGGPDGLLIPHSAPQYRPDVVQRYSYGWCHGPAGDAQVFRLLRDVLGDPGWTELADRCWHTVTGSGLPQRLRPGFWDNNGRCCGTSGVLALACDRMAEQGDSGDFAGVLVADLLARATRDAEGARWSNVEHKADPSTLEPETGWAMGNAGIVRELLRYARVCGGGDPAYAFTWPDQPVVRVQDAEPIGPAGADAGA, from the coding sequence ATGACGGACACGGGTGAGGTCGAGGCGCTGGCGGCGGACGGTCTGCGATGGCTGCTCGGGGCCGCGCGGGACACGGGGCGCGGCGGGCTCGGCTGGCCGGTCGGACCGTCGGACGACGAGGTCGACCCGATGCTCTACAACGGCACCGCCGGGGTGGTCCCCGTACTCCTGGAGGCATGGCGGCACTTCGGGGACGACCGGTACGCCGACGTCGCCGTGCGCGCGGCGCGTTCGCTGGCCGACGCGGTCGACGGACACGACGACGACTCCCTGTACTTCGGCCGCACCGGGATCGCGCTCGTGCTGCGTGCCGTGCACCGCGCGCTGGACTGTCCGGAGGCCGACGCGGCGGCCGGGCGGGCGCTGGCGGGGGTGCGGTCGCGGTTCGACGGAACGCGCTGGGGCGAGCTGTTCGAGCTGATGGGCGGCAACGCGGGGATCGGACTGGGCGCCTGGGCCGCCGGGGACCCCGAGCTGGCGCTCCTCGCCCTGGAGCCGTACGCGCGCACCGCCGAGCCGACGGCGGCGGGGGTCACCTGGGAGTTCCGGGCCGGGGTGCCGGAACGGCTGCACCATGTCTCGCACGGCACGCTCGGGATCGCCTACGCGCTCGCCTCGGTCGGGGCGGCAGCCGGGCGCGCCGATCTGGTCGACCTGGCGCGGGCCGGGGTCGCGGACGCCGTGTCCCGCGACGAGGGCGGTCCCGACGGGCTGCTGATACCGCACTCCGCGCCGCAGTACCGGCCCGATGTCGTCCAGCGGTACAGCTACGGCTGGTGTCACGGCCCGGCCGGGGACGCCCAGGTGTTCCGGCTGCTGCGGGACGTCCTCGGCGATCCGGGGTGGACGGAACTCGCCGACCGGTGCTGGCACACGGTCACCGGCTCCGGACTACCGCAGCGCCTCCGTCCCGGCTTCTGGGACAACAACGGCCGCTGCTGCGGCACTTCGGGCGTGCTGGCGCTGGCCTGCGACCGGATGGCCGAGCAGGGCGACTCCGGGGACTTCGCCGGGGTACTGGTGGCGGACCTGCTCGCACGGGCGACCCGGGACGCCGAGGGGGCCCGCTGGTCCAACGTCGAGCACAAGGCCGACCCGAGCACGCTGGAACCGGAGACCGGGTGGGCGATGGGCAACGCGGGCATCGTCCGCGAACTGCTGCGGTACGCCCGCGTCTGCGGAGGCGGCGACCCCGCCTACGCGTTCACCTGGCCCGACCAGCCGGTGGTGCGGGTTCAGGACGCCGAGCCGATCGGCCCGGCGGGGGCCGACGCGGGAGCGTGA
- a CDS encoding SRPBCC family protein, which yields MVTFQLERTVPLPLEEAWRRLTEWHRHGDVVPLTRVTVVTPPPTREGTVFVARTGVGPLAVDDRMEVTVWCPPVGDEPGLCRLEKRGRIVRGWAEIEVRPGPGGRARVIWREELRVRPLPSAADPLLGSASRRMYGQAVNRLLRRP from the coding sequence GTGGTCACCTTCCAGCTCGAACGCACGGTCCCGCTCCCCCTGGAGGAGGCGTGGCGCCGGCTCACCGAGTGGCACCGGCACGGCGATGTGGTCCCGCTGACGCGCGTCACCGTCGTCACTCCGCCGCCGACCCGCGAGGGCACGGTGTTCGTCGCCCGCACGGGCGTCGGACCGCTCGCCGTCGACGACCGGATGGAGGTCACCGTGTGGTGTCCGCCCGTGGGGGACGAACCCGGGCTGTGCCGGCTGGAGAAGCGCGGCCGGATCGTCAGGGGCTGGGCCGAGATCGAGGTGCGGCCCGGTCCCGGCGGCCGGGCCCGGGTGATCTGGCGGGAGGAACTGCGGGTGCGTCCGCTGCCGTCCGCCGCCGATCCTTTGCTGGGCTCGGCCTCCCGGCGGATGTACGGGCAGGCGGTCAACCGGCTGCTGCGCCGCCCCTGA
- a CDS encoding family 43 glycosylhydrolase, whose amino-acid sequence MSRPAPARLLLTVLVTLAALLTGAPATPAHAAAPESPAVTYTNPIAAQRADPHIVRHTDGYYYFTATVPAYDRIVLRRATTLQGLSTAQEVTIWTRHSSGVMGAHIWAPEIHFIEGRWYVYFAAGATDDVWAIRMYVLEGTGANPLTAAWTEKGQIRTTWESFSLDATTFVVGGVRYLAWAQRNPAEDNNTSLFIARLANPWTISGTPAEISQPTLSWETVGYKVNEGPALIQRGGKVFLTYSASATDANYCLGMLTASATADLTSPASWTKSTSPVFRSSEATSQYGPGHNSFTVSEDGTSDILVYHDRGYREISGDPLNDPNRRTRVQKVYWKADGTPDFGIPVADGVTPQRFSSANHPDRFVRHWEFRARIEAGVSPLADSQFRVVTGLAGTGTVSLESANYPGHYLRHRNFEVWLERNDGTAAFAADAAFHRRTGLADTTGVSFESYNYPGRYVRHHDHFLYVQTPGTATDRADATFHTQ is encoded by the coding sequence ATGTCGAGACCCGCACCCGCCCGCCTGTTACTGACCGTCCTCGTCACCCTCGCGGCCCTGCTCACCGGCGCACCCGCCACCCCCGCCCACGCCGCCGCACCCGAATCCCCCGCCGTGACCTACACCAACCCGATCGCCGCTCAACGCGCCGACCCGCACATCGTCAGACACACCGACGGCTACTACTACTTCACCGCCACGGTCCCCGCGTACGACCGCATCGTGCTGCGCCGGGCCACCACCCTCCAGGGGCTCTCGACCGCCCAGGAGGTGACCATCTGGACCAGGCACAGCAGCGGCGTCATGGGCGCTCACATCTGGGCGCCGGAGATCCACTTCATCGAGGGCAGGTGGTACGTGTACTTCGCGGCCGGCGCCACCGACGACGTATGGGCGATCCGGATGTACGTCCTGGAGGGCACCGGCGCCAACCCGCTGACCGCCGCCTGGACCGAGAAGGGGCAGATCAGGACCACGTGGGAGAGCTTCTCGCTCGACGCCACGACCTTCGTCGTGGGCGGAGTGCGCTATCTCGCGTGGGCGCAGCGCAATCCGGCCGAGGACAACAACACCAGCCTGTTCATCGCCCGGTTGGCCAACCCCTGGACGATCAGCGGGACTCCGGCGGAGATCTCGCAACCCACGCTGTCCTGGGAGACCGTGGGGTACAAGGTCAACGAGGGGCCCGCGCTGATCCAGCGCGGCGGCAAGGTCTTCCTGACCTACTCGGCGAGCGCCACCGACGCCAACTACTGCCTGGGCATGCTCACCGCGTCCGCGACGGCCGACCTCACCTCCCCCGCTTCCTGGACGAAGAGCACGTCGCCGGTGTTCAGGTCGAGCGAGGCGACCTCGCAGTACGGGCCGGGCCACAACTCGTTCACCGTGTCCGAGGACGGGACGTCGGACATCCTCGTCTACCACGACCGCGGTTACCGGGAGATCAGCGGCGATCCGCTGAACGACCCCAACCGCCGCACCCGGGTGCAGAAGGTGTACTGGAAGGCCGACGGCACCCCCGACTTCGGCATCCCGGTCGCCGACGGGGTCACCCCGCAGCGCTTCTCGTCCGCCAACCACCCCGACCGCTTCGTCCGGCACTGGGAGTTCCGCGCCAGGATCGAGGCGGGTGTCAGCCCGCTCGCGGACTCGCAGTTCCGCGTGGTGACCGGGCTGGCCGGCACGGGCACGGTGTCGCTGGAGTCCGCCAACTACCCCGGCCACTACCTGCGGCACCGGAACTTCGAGGTGTGGCTGGAGCGGAACGACGGCACGGCCGCCTTCGCCGCCGACGCGGCCTTCCACCGCCGGACGGGCCTCGCGGACACGACGGGCGTCTCCTTCGAGTCGTACAACTACCCGGGCCGGTACGTCCGTCACCACGACCACTTCCTGTACGTACAGACGCCGGGCACGGCGACCGACCGGGCGGACGCCACCTTCCACACGCAGTGA
- a CDS encoding ATP-binding cassette domain-containing protein, with protein MSEPVLVALRGASFAYEDGPSVLDGLDFEIRAGRALALLGRNGSGKTTLMRLLSGGLRPHAGQLSVEGSPVGYDRKGLTRLRTTVQLVVQDPDDQLFAASVGQDVSFGPLNLGLSDTEVRARVDEALAALDITGLAERPTHLLSYGQRKRTAIAGAVAMRPRVLILDEPTAGLDPDGQERLLVTLDGLRASGTTVVMATHDVDLALRWADDAALLTPSGAHTGPAADMLARADLLAQAGLRLPWGVAAAELLRARGMLTDGTPGPRTAEELAALAAAPTGR; from the coding sequence GTGAGCGAGCCCGTGCTGGTCGCCCTGCGGGGCGCCTCTTTCGCCTACGAGGACGGCCCTTCGGTGCTCGACGGGCTGGACTTCGAGATCCGCGCCGGACGCGCGCTCGCCCTGCTGGGGCGCAACGGCAGCGGCAAGACCACGCTGATGCGGCTGCTCAGCGGGGGACTTCGGCCGCACGCCGGCCAACTGAGCGTCGAGGGAAGCCCGGTGGGCTACGACCGCAAGGGGCTGACCCGGCTGCGGACGACGGTGCAGCTCGTGGTGCAGGACCCCGACGACCAGTTGTTCGCCGCATCCGTCGGCCAGGACGTGTCGTTCGGGCCGCTGAACCTCGGCCTGTCCGACACGGAGGTGCGGGCCCGCGTCGACGAGGCGCTCGCCGCCCTGGACATCACGGGCCTGGCCGAACGGCCCACCCATCTGCTGTCGTACGGGCAGCGCAAGCGGACGGCCATCGCGGGCGCCGTCGCGATGCGTCCGCGTGTGCTGATCCTGGACGAGCCGACCGCCGGGCTCGACCCCGACGGCCAGGAACGGCTGCTGGTCACCCTCGACGGGCTGCGCGCGTCCGGCACCACGGTGGTGATGGCCACCCATGACGTCGACCTCGCCCTGCGCTGGGCCGACGACGCGGCGCTGCTCACGCCGTCCGGCGCCCACACCGGCCCGGCGGCGGACATGCTGGCCCGCGCGGACCTGCTCGCACAGGCCGGGCTCCGACTGCCGTGGGGTGTCGCCGCCGCCGAACTGCTGCGCGCCCGGGGCATGTTGACGGACGGCACGCCCGGCCCGCGCACGGCGGAGGAACTGGCCGCGCTGGCCGCCGCGCCCACCGGGAGGTGA